The window TTCTATTTGTTATGAGGATCAATATGTTTTAGTTGTCAATAAGCCTGCCGGAATGAGCTCTATTCCTTCCCGAGAACATCCTTCTGGTAGCTTGGCAAATGCTCTAATAGGTTATTACGAGCAGATAGGAATCAATGCGACTGCACATATTGTGACGCGGCTTGATCGTGATACGTCAGGCCTCGTTTTGATTGCGAAGCATCGTCATGTTCACCATCTGTTTAGCCAACAGCAGCGAAAAGGTGGGGTAAAGCGGATATACGAAGCCTTTGTCGCTGGAACCTTTAGTGAAGATTCCGGAACGATTATTGAGCCAATAGCTAGAAAAAAAGATAGTATTATCGAGCGTGAAGTGCATCCAGATGGTCAGTATGCCTGCACTAATTTTAAGGTTTTAAATAGCAACAAGCTTTTTACCCATTTACAGCTTCAGCTAGAAACAGGCAGGACTCACCAGATTCGAGTTCATTTGTCCTATCTCGGTCATCCGCTTTTAGGAGATGACCTTTACGGTGGACCTACCAATCTCATCAAAAGACAAGCTCTCCATTGCCGAGAAGTGTCTTTTTACCACCCCTTTTTCGAGCGAGAGTATCAATTCGTTTCACCACTGCCAAACGATATGAAAGCACTTCTATAATTAATAATTGGAAAAATACGACTCGGCTGAAGTACATTTGGCTGAGTCGTTCCAAATAGTACTTATTCAAAACTCTTAAATTTCTCAGGAAAAAAGGGTAAAGAAGACGGTACTGATACCACTTCTTTTTCCGGATACCTCAATGCAGTCAGCTTTCCACCAAAAACAGCACCAGTATCAATATTAAACGTATTATTGATGCTTCTCACTTCTCGTACCGGAGTGTGCCCATAAACGATGCTGGCTGGGCCTGTATAGTGCTTTGCCCAATCAAGTCGTACAGGGGAACCGTCAGGATTTTTCTCCCCAGTTATATCTCCATACAACACAAAGGATTGGACCTTTGAATTGATTTTACCAATGTAATCCTGCCTGATTCCAGCATGGGCAATCACTAATCTTTTCTCATCTAATACCTG of the Bacillus sp. 1NLA3E genome contains:
- a CDS encoding RluA family pseudouridine synthase; the protein is MDERFSIIWHITPETAGVIIKDYLKDQDISKTSLTDIKFKGGNILVNGENMNVRYRLNSGDVLQVIFPKEEPSEGIRGENIPLSICYEDQYVLVVNKPAGMSSIPSREHPSGSLANALIGYYEQIGINATAHIVTRLDRDTSGLVLIAKHRHVHHLFSQQQRKGGVKRIYEAFVAGTFSEDSGTIIEPIARKKDSIIEREVHPDGQYACTNFKVLNSNKLFTHLQLQLETGRTHQIRVHLSYLGHPLLGDDLYGGPTNLIKRQALHCREVSFYHPFFEREYQFVSPLPNDMKALL